A window of the bacterium HR17 genome harbors these coding sequences:
- the apbE_1 gene encoding FAD:protein FMN transferase: MAVVCLAVYAMRTRFELVLVGDSEKFLRAAGEEAINEIVTLERLLTRFRPDSDIGRINRLAAHQPIRVDARTFRLLQRARRLAQETNGAFDITVGTWWERQADATTLVSSENLLLDETAMTVQLAREGVQIDLGGIGKGYALERAAAILHDAGVENALVHGGTSSVFAFGRDPDGDLWRVAVAYPFGNAPAAKIPLDGCGLSVSATLPAKGNRTVNPKTGEPVQHTALAAVVLPSPTEAEAWSTALLVSGKEGLTLFQRQRPEGLALVVGSDGQIWQTPEDAVSKCTRLNLQQVMDTQTTRSV, from the coding sequence ATGGCAGTTGTTTGCCTTGCTGTCTATGCGATGCGGACGCGGTTTGAGTTGGTGCTCGTTGGCGACAGTGAAAAGTTTTTGCGGGCTGCGGGCGAAGAGGCGATCAACGAAATCGTCACCCTTGAACGCTTGCTCACACGCTTTCGCCCCGATAGCGACATCGGGCGCATCAACCGCCTCGCTGCCCATCAACCTATCCGTGTGGATGCGCGCACTTTTCGGTTGCTGCAGCGGGCAAGGCGATTGGCGCAGGAAACGAACGGCGCTTTTGATATCACTGTCGGGACTTGGTGGGAGCGCCAAGCCGATGCGACTACGCTCGTCAGCAGCGAAAACCTTCTACTAGACGAAACGGCGATGACGGTGCAATTGGCACGCGAAGGCGTTCAAATTGATTTGGGCGGTATCGGCAAGGGTTATGCCCTTGAGCGGGCGGCAGCGATTTTGCATGACGCAGGGGTTGAAAACGCTTTGGTGCACGGCGGCACGAGCAGCGTTTTTGCCTTCGGGCGTGACCCCGATGGCGACCTCTGGCGCGTCGCCGTTGCCTATCCCTTCGGCAACGCACCAGCCGCCAAAATCCCTTTGGATGGATGCGGGTTGTCGGTTTCAGCGACCCTTCCCGCCAAAGGGAATCGCACTGTAAACCCTAAAACGGGCGAACCCGTCCAGCACACAGCGCTCGCCGCCGTCGTGCTGCCGTCGCCGACCGAGGCGGAAGCGTGGTCAACGGCGTTGTTAGTGTCAGGCAAGGAAGGTTTGACGCTTTTCCAGCGCCAACGCCCGGAGGGCTTGGCGTTAGTCGTCGGTAGCGACGGACAAATTTGGCAAACGCCAGAGGATGCTGTGAGCAAGTGCACCCGGCTGAATTTGCAGCAGGTGATGGACACTCAAACGACGCGCAGCGTTTAG
- the iolX_4 gene encoding scyllo-inositol 2-dehydrogenase (NAD(+)): MAEQHDERKEVSRRDFLKAAAGAVAVGAMAGRFKPSRAYALAGSQRVIGANDRIAIGVIGCGGMAHAHMRTLVSAIQRGEENAEIVAVCDIYDPRKESARQTCERQWEGKSQSGKVEIYHDYRKLLERKDIDVVWIATPEHWHAKMAIDAMNAGKDIYLEKPMTRYVDEAKAVYEMAVRTNRVVQVGSQWTSEPKWRQAGELIRQGKIGKVVWSQTSYCRNSREGEWNYGIDPNAKPGVNLDWDAFLGPAPKRPWDPERFFRWRKFWDYSGGIVTDLFPHVLHTLFLAIGEEFPTRVVATGGIFVHHDREVPDTFHMMAEFPSGHVVVVAGSTANERGLETIVHGHKANMLLGGNDIVVQPERVYADEVEPMRVTTEGVPDILRAHHKNFLECVRDRTKKPNCPIDLAYKVMVTVGLAELSYREGKMKLFDPQRMEVIA, encoded by the coding sequence ATGGCAGAGCAGCACGATGAGCGCAAAGAGGTTTCCCGCCGCGACTTTCTGAAGGCAGCGGCGGGGGCGGTAGCCGTCGGAGCAATGGCAGGGCGCTTTAAGCCCAGCCGCGCCTATGCCTTAGCGGGCAGTCAACGGGTCATTGGTGCCAATGACCGCATCGCTATCGGCGTTATCGGGTGTGGTGGGATGGCACACGCCCATATGCGCACGCTGGTGTCCGCTATTCAGCGCGGTGAGGAGAACGCCGAAATTGTCGCCGTCTGCGATATCTATGACCCACGCAAAGAAAGTGCCCGCCAAACCTGCGAGCGTCAGTGGGAAGGCAAAAGCCAATCGGGGAAAGTGGAGATCTACCACGACTACCGCAAATTACTGGAGCGCAAGGACATTGATGTCGTCTGGATCGCTACGCCCGAACATTGGCACGCCAAGATGGCGATTGACGCGATGAACGCTGGCAAAGACATCTACCTTGAAAAGCCGATGACCCGCTATGTGGACGAAGCCAAAGCCGTTTACGAGATGGCGGTGCGCACCAACCGTGTCGTGCAGGTTGGATCGCAATGGACTTCTGAACCCAAGTGGCGGCAAGCTGGTGAACTTATCCGGCAGGGAAAAATTGGCAAGGTCGTTTGGTCGCAGACGAGTTACTGCCGCAACTCCCGCGAAGGTGAGTGGAACTACGGCATTGACCCCAACGCCAAACCCGGTGTCAACTTAGACTGGGACGCTTTTCTCGGTCCCGCTCCTAAGCGCCCGTGGGACCCTGAACGCTTCTTCCGCTGGCGCAAGTTTTGGGACTACTCAGGCGGCATCGTCACCGACCTGTTCCCGCATGTGTTGCACACGCTCTTTCTGGCGATTGGCGAGGAGTTCCCGACCCGCGTCGTCGCGACGGGCGGCATCTTTGTCCACCATGACCGCGAGGTGCCAGACACCTTCCACATGATGGCGGAATTTCCCAGCGGACATGTAGTCGTTGTGGCTGGCTCAACGGCGAACGAGCGGGGCTTGGAAACCATCGTGCACGGGCACAAAGCCAACATGCTGCTGGGTGGCAATGACATTGTCGTCCAACCCGAGCGCGTCTACGCCGATGAAGTGGAACCGATGCGAGTGACGACGGAAGGGGTACCTGACATCTTGCGAGCACACCACAAAAACTTCCTTGAGTGCGTCCGCGACCGCACCAAGAAACCCAATTGCCCCATTGACCTCGCTTACAAAGTCATGGTCACTGTCGGCTTGGCAGAACTCTCCTACCGTGAAGGGAAGATGAAACTCTTTGACCCACAGCGGATGGAGGTTATCGCGTAG